The Xiphophorus hellerii strain 12219 chromosome 22, Xiphophorus_hellerii-4.1, whole genome shotgun sequence genome has a window encoding:
- the cdc42ep3 gene encoding cdc42 effector protein 3, translating into MPAKAPIYLKPISSKKGKKCRLRDILSPDMISPPLGDFRHTIHIGKGGERDAFGDMSFLQGKYELLPGKKDVHAHYGNQSEYLRAHSTSDASLAETPSPVLKNAISLPTVGGSQALTLPLISSTVFPVPADPLEDFMSPSPPMKAKNPDELEMLQMDALLRSMDVFDSEPSSPFADLQSKPDVLLDLLEGANKSTLKAVAKANKLNKSEGRFEKPSPYFISDNSLRKANGSLNSNTSSDSYGSFDNKMDFQNNDVFNRNGYFNNDITVGFKQELSKCNKDRVDRDSGVEEGRISDFEFELSKEKSGSQDSLGQITGSLLSLELDLGPSILDDVLNIMDKPAAKSRP; encoded by the exons ATGCCTGCCAAAGCTCCCATTTACCTGAAACCCATCAGCAGcaagaaggggaaaaaatgtcGGCTGAGAGACATTTTGTCTCCTGACATGATCAGCCCTCCGCTTGGCGACTTCCGCCACACCATCCACATCGGGAAAGGTGGAGAACGAGACGCCTTTGGAGACATGTCCTTCCTCCAGGGGAAGTATGAGCTTCTGCCTGGAAAAAAGGACGTCCACGCTCACTATGGCAACCAAAGTGAGTATCTGCGAGCGCACAGCACAAGCGACGCCTCCCTCGCCGAAACTCCCTCACCGGTCCTCAAGAATGCAATCTCACTCCCAACCGTCGGGGGCAGCCAAGCGCTCACCCTCCCGCTGATCTCCTCCACCGTCTTCCCAGTTCCAGCAGATCCGCTGGAGGACTTTATGAGTCCGTCGCCGCCAATGAAAGCCAAAAACCCCGATGAGCTGGAGATGCTCCAGATGGACGCCCTGCTGAGGTCCATGGACGTCTTCGACAGCGAGCCTTCGTCGCCGTTCGCCGACCTCCAGTCGAAACCTGACGTCCTTTTGGACCTGCTGGAAGGCGCAAACAAGTCAACCTTGAAGGCGGTTGCTAAGGCTAACAAGCTAAACAAGAGCGAGGGCAGATTTGAGAAGCCGTCGCCATATTTTATCAGCGACAATAGCTTGCGCAAAGCTAATGGTAGCTTAAACAGCAACACTAGCAGCGACAGCTACGGCAGCTTCGACAACAAGATGGACTTCCAGAACAACGACGTCTTCAATCGAAACGGATACTTTAACAATGACATTACCGTGGGATTCAAGCAGGAGCTGTCCAAGTGCAACAAGGACAGGGTGGACAGGGACAGCGGCGTGGAGGAGGGACGCATTAGCGATTTTGAGTTTGAGCTTTCCAAGGAGAAAAGCGGCTCGCAGGATTCCCTCGGCCAAATCACGGGGTCGCTCCTCTCCCTGGAGTTGGACCTGGGCCCGTCCATCCTGGACGACGTGCTCAACATC ATGGATAAACCCGCAGCCAAGAGCCGGCCTTAA